The Gigantopelta aegis isolate Gae_Host chromosome 9, Gae_host_genome, whole genome shotgun sequence genomic sequence TTCAATGCGTTTCATTTCAGACTTTTACCATACTCGCTAGATccagacccagatccagatTTAGTGTATTTTGGGCCTAAAGGTGCCTTAGGAGACACTCCCGACCTTTCGCAATTTATTTCTGGACGACGGCAATTACCGTCGGTGCCGTTGTTAATTTGGAACCCTGCAACAGCATACTGAACATTTTTGCAGCACGAATGCAAACTAGGATTTAAAAGTTCAAACTGGCGTTCCTTTCATCACGCGTCAGATTGGTGCCACATGGACAAGCATATAGTTTGCAATGGTAGGCGACTAAAGCATTGTGCTGTCCTTCATTTGACTTGCACTttgatttttataaacaaaaaaaccccgaatAAAATACACACGAATGTATCTGTGTGGTGCGTGCGTGAACATATGTATCAGGACAGTGTGCAGTTCATGTTGTTAAACGTCTGTTAATTGAGAACTAGCATGGCGACATTGGAGGGAGGTGGGGTTTGGgtagtaaataatgtattaacgTGACATGATTGAATTAGTGCCTGCATGTCAATTTGTCTCACTGCCGGTGGTGATTGTAGATGGCAGCACTATGTTGTACTGCTGTGATACTGTTCTTGGTAGAGTATTGTTGGCACATTTCAGCTCTCCGATCATGCTCGGAAGTGAAGGCGTGTAACAGTCAGTACGCAGACGGTGAATACTGGATTTACCCGGCTCCTTATGGAACTACAAAGGTGAAAATCTACTGTCACGGTATGGGCAGTGGCTCACCCACTGAGTATGTGACTCTGGTTGAGAAAAACAAAGGATTCTACCCGGCTTATTCCAGTAACGATTGCATGACACAACGAGCACTCGGCTATGACGAGGACTCAGTCTGCTCGGGTGAAGGAGGGGTGACGACCTACCACAAGATTCGAGTGAAAATTCAGGTATTTGCGGTTTgaaagatttagtttttttgcaTCACAACCATCACCATCAGTTGTATATGCTTGACAGCTTGACCCGGGAGTTCTCCATTTTGTTGGCACATTTCAGCACTCGTTATATGTCAACGAACTGgagatgggttttttcttctgtttttgctTCCTTTTTCTTTGTCATTGGCGATGTATGTTATCACTGAGACTGGTTTAATGCCAAAACGTTCTCGTTTCGACAACCTGCACCACCATGGTTGATTCGTTTTCAGCAATATGTTTTCCTTCCATGTCATTTTCACGAATGATTTTAGCAGACCTGTTTAGCGGCATGATGACCACCTTGCAGAATGCAACTGTTATTCTCGTTTAGAGATACCTGTCCCAGCTTGCCCTAGCAGCATTGGACATTTGACCACCCCACTCCATGAAGTGGGGTCGGCCCTATTGCTCTTTTCTTGACTTTACTTCTTTAATATTGGTTCCAACTCATGTTCTTAAGGACCGGTGTAAAAGGAAAGCAGGTCCGTGGGAACCGAAGTCCTATGGACCTCGGttcctaggaacagtagtcctatcggacctatatttcttaggaaccatagtcctacccggccTTTCATACCTGGTTacttttaagttttttttttcctaggacttgtattcctacctaACTTAAATTCCGTTTtttatactctgcaatttgcacgagctgccagaaagacaaTAGTctgatggataagtgtacgaTTCTCTTACGATTATTGTGGGTTTAAATCTCTATGTCACAAAaacttaattatttgttttttacgtcatagacttgtggatcagacacgTGAGTAAATTTTTGTATTCGTCTTACGTTTTTTagcatattgaagtaggacgagtatattgggttttttcaaaagtatataatgcaactacagatataaagtaggctatatcTTCATGCGTTCAACacgaagaaatataaaaaaaaacaatatggaaaaataatatatatgaaaactggtaactccaaaaaactaaacatttggCGAACAGCAAAAGCCAATTTCTATatacaccaacataatttttaataataaattttataagtttatatttcgactgtaagtcacaatctgattaatcgtgattttcttaatctttgtgcgatcggacttccattcctcggaatcctagtctgtggaACTTCTATTCTTAGGAATTTAAGTTTGTGGACTTTTATTCCcggtactcctagtccacaggactttcattcctagtatTTCTAGTCTGTGGAACTTCTATTCTTAGGAATTTAAGTTTGTGGACTTTTATTCCcggtactcctagtccacaggactttcattcctagtatTTCTAGTCTGTGGAACTTCTATTCTTAGGAATTTAAGTTTGTGGACTTTTATTCCcggtactcctagtccacaggactttcattcctagtatTTCTAGTCCGCTGTAATATTATTTCcaatattttgcttattacatatatatgattcatgaaaatccctgaaataaaactttcaaaactgtacttagttctagttGTTAGtactaataattataactagtactatatTGACcagttaatataatataaaaataaaaggaatAATAAGTATGAAATAATGCCTTTTATAGATGAACAATTacaaatagcatcaaaacacttgaaattgATATCACTGACTGTCTTACTGCAGTTTTTACCATCATAAGCATAAGAGACGAgttggaggtgggggggggggggggggggggggagtacgAGAGCTGGGTGGGGGATGATGGAcacgttcgggcaaaatgagctggcctgaaaacttcaccatgtatttccatcattccatTCGCAATATTAagtgtaatccatgtaaaaatgcagactgatttgtttggaatcctatatagCTTCTTGGTTGTGATCCAGATTCgtacattttcgtttcattcgggcaataaaaaTCAGTCTGCCCCTCCCCCAGCCCCACTCCTTCTCTCTCTGGATGCCTATTGTGACCAAAACTGTCCGTTTTAAAAGTGTGATGAGTAGTTAGTATGTTTAAAagtatctttgtaaattgtgtgtgcgtATTATTggcagtatgataattgttcaggggttactgttttgttttagtcggtgtagtgacctattgagctgttaaaacccactcttagtcattgatatttctgttaattgataaaccttaatgaaaaccatttaacataaaTAATTGTTATCGATGATATAGTAGGTTCGGACTAATATATCATAGAGCCCAGAGTCTGACATGTCATATGTCAGACcaaattaatgtttgaaaatgagcaaaattgacaaagcagaCACATGTTCAGTAAGTTATACAGGGGTGGGGGACGTCTACACTGTGGCAAGtagaaatttgctttgaagaggggtgtttagaccACGCCACTCCTCCCCACACCCTCTTTACACGCGTCTGCAACATTACtgacaaaaaggcacaaacGTCAGGGAAGTACAAACTCAGCAATATGAATCttagaaatataaaataacaagatgatttatataacgcaaatatcacatttttatagttgacttattattattattattattatcaaaaaccagtacataatgtctaacagataattttgttggtatatcatatgggcaagttatacgtatttgcgagtactaatacatgtaacatgATTTGAATTATGGACAATGTTTTAGAGTTTtcaaatattacttttaaatgtttaagcaTTTATTAGTTGAAACaatacgcaatgaataaagaccttggttctgTTCATGcaataaggtcaacaaaatgtgtacatactcttaaaaattatataaatggaaaataatggaataaatgtttaaataaagagatGCACCAGTATCCTaggttaattaaataaactagAAAGGAAACTGCGTTTCGTTTTGcttacattataatttattttttatgtgtaccaccggacttaaattttgattgtccggGATTGCAAGTTCGGCCCGGATTTGAAATCCTGGCAGCCATATCAGCATTCCTAAGGAACGTTAGTCCTGGGATTTGCATTCCTAGGTAGGTTAGACCTTGTACCTGCATTCCTAGAAGATTAAGTCCGGACAAACAACTGTTCATatgccaaaaaataaaatgcaaaaacaaaaaaggtctATATCGTTCTATATTTTGGGCATCATTTTTAATACCAAAACCAGTTGTTCCACTTTGATTGGCaacttttgaaattattatgtCAGTAAAGATTCAGACTGACTTTATTTGGGTCAGCTATGGCCaggacattttaattaatagtaaattttatatacattatatacacaaagaaaaaagttaagcacccctagatataattagtactgaaatagcctcattcgtaaaaactgcaaattaCGTGACGAATATGTCAAGAATGGTGTTCCATCGAAATAATAGGAGAGTACAATGACAACTGTGACAACAGAACGACATGCACGTGCATCATGCCACCCATGCTTTGCTCAAAATGCAGTATCAATACACTGCAATTGTTGACATTTAAAGTCACTGTCttgcattgttgaagtttaatcgttgaataTGGCACGTCGACGGTTATCAGGCCCAAAGATGGCGTATTATTGGTATGCATACGACCGGCATGACCTTCGAAAGTATAGGACGTCAAATGGGGGTATCATTACACCATAATCAGCAGACTGATACGAAAACTCGGGCATACCTATGCTGTAAAGGATCTCCCACGGTCAGGGAGACCGCGCATGACGTCGCAGCGCGAGGATAGGGCCCTGCTTCAGCTCGTACGTCGTCAACCCTTTGCTACGTCTCCTGTTCTGAAGAGCCAATGGTTACCCAATAGACGGATGTCAGCCAGAACAGTGAAGAATCGTCTGAAATTTGCGGGATTGCTGACCAGAAGGGTTATCAAGCGTCCCTTTCTTGCTGATCATCATAAGAGACGCCGTTTAGCGTGGTGTTTGGCCCGGAGAGGTTGGAATCTGAGGTCCTGGCGAAGAGTCCATTGGTCCGACGAAAGCCGGTTCCTGCTCCATGTCATAGATGGCCGACTGAGAGTTTGGAGGCATAAAAATGCTACTTACACACCCAGGAACATACGACCTACGACCCTGTATGGTGGAGGTtcagtaatggtttggggttgcCTGTCACATGATTGTAAGGTGGATCTTGTCGCCATCCAAGGCAACCTCAATGGTGATCGGTACATTCGTAACGTCCTGCAACCAGTTGTTGTGCCGCATTTTGACAACCATCCACTCGCCACCAGACCTctgtacatggatgacaacGCTAGGCCACATCGTTCCCGAGCGGTAATAGCTTTACTCCAAACTGAAGCTGATCTAAACCCGCTAGTGCAtgtttgggacatcttggggcaTCGAGTACAGGCACTGACCCCACCTGTACAGACTCTGGAACAATTAGAGGCAGCTCTTCATCGAGAATGGCAGCAGTTGCCTATGCAGCAGATCAGACGACTTACTGGAGGGATGAAACGAAGGGTGGAAGCTGTCATCCGGGCACGTGGTGGGTTTACCCGCTATTGATGATTTGTCATGAATGTCATCTGTGGacttcaaataacatttttcatcatcaatcatgatGTTGACTTGTGTTTATGACTCTGCACTctgctgatttttgcccgaattaaatgaaaatgtccgaatctggattacaacgtttgttcatatcagcattactgtgaaacagctatatagggtttcaCACGAATCATTTTCAGACTAGCGGACCTTCGGGACCCTACTCATGGTGggtgtttgcttttgtttttgtttttgcagatataaattgtatatacagTTCAAAGATGTTAGCCTTCTTGCACCACCACAGAGGACTGCCTGCCACTCCcatactagtttactaaatcaaaactagcatcgGGCAGAACGCATTGGAATCAACACAGtagtgatgacatgcactcatgaatcactgtgataaatatgtattcctgtttagaatatcgatgTATATATTGGTGGTGTTTCTGGTGGTCCTATAATGCtcattcttctttttgtttcctgatatttattttttgatacGTATGAATTTATTAAGACGTAAAATCCAGCTTGTGCTATGACAAACGTcaggacaaccagaaacacatagtTTATagacacactggtattctagaCCAAACCAAACATGTTTTTAGAGTGTACTTTTATTCGATATAAAAgctttattagtcagaaacataaCACTAAAGGAAAACTCAGGACACTCTATTTAACAATAGCCTTTATGCTATGTTTTCTACAGTatataatacagtatatatagtatataatatatcgaATCATCATTATTGACAATGATGAGGTACTGGCTCCAGGTAATtcgttgtaaatatatatatacgctaCAATATTACAATGGACAGTGAGGTTACAAACTAATATTGCTCAATACATATACAGGTTTGTTATTAACGTTAGTTAAATACAGCAGGCAAGAGTTGCAGTCAAAGGAACTTTGATAGGTGAAgagcttcacagaaacctaaaACTGTTCCTAATACTAGACATTTAAGAAACGTGTTTTCATTGCAGACAATGGAAGTGGACCGCATGGACAACAGCTTTGTAGAACAGGAACTCGCCGTCACGGTACCTTACGGTGAAGCAGCTGATTGTTACACACGGCATTATTTTGGCAACAGGAATGTCTATGGACCAGAAGGATATTTTCATATTGACACAACTGGAACCGGGCTAATAGTTGACCAAACGGTTAGGTTTAACATTGTATGTCTCATTTATAGTGGAGGGATATAAGTTAGTAGGATACTTCCATTTTGACACGGCTGAAACCGGGCTAATAGTTGACCAAACGGTTAGATTTAACATGGTATGTCTGATTTACAGTAGAGGGATAAAAGTCAATAGGGTACTTCCATTTTGACACGGCTGAAATTACCAAAGTGTTGACCAAACGGATATGTTTAACATTGTATGTCTCATTTACAGTAGAGGGATATAAATCCGCAGGATACTTCCATATTGACACGACTGGAACCGGGATGATTGTTGACCAAACAGTTACATTTAACAGTGTATGTCTGCATAGGCATACGGACTCCCATTTTTATTGTAGGGATGAGGGCGGAGcagactggtttttgcccgaattaaacgaaaatgcccaaatctggataacaatatttattcatattaccattactaccaaacagctatataggattgcaaacgaatcactgcgcatttttacatgggttacaactaatttcgcggatagaatgatggaaataaatggtcTCAGGTTAGCCCATTTTGCCCGATTATCTGTATCATTTACATCCGAATTTGAGGTTTGGCTCCAGCATTTCCGTGCTTCTACTTCACAGATAGAAGCTATC encodes the following:
- the LOC121381950 gene encoding A disintegrin and metalloproteinase with thrombospondin motifs 9-like gives rise to the protein MAALCCTAVILFLVEYCWHISALRSCSEVKACNSQYADGEYWIYPAPYGTTKVKIYCHGMGSGSPTEYVTLVEKNKGFYPAYSSNDCMTQRALGYDEDSVCSGEGGVTTYHKIRVKIQTMEVDRMDNSFVEQELAVTVPYGEAADCYTRHYFGNRNVYGPEGYFHIDTTGTGLIVDQTLTFPVFGDFAWGQTIRNKQGTEIDLLCGGFPGGCRPVTPMMLKVGPTEPSSESARNPTC